One window of the Perca fluviatilis chromosome 5, GENO_Pfluv_1.0, whole genome shotgun sequence genome contains the following:
- the zgc:56699 gene encoding gametocyte-specific factor 1 isoform X1: protein MGAERRNFQKLSPVASTPTRKEKEKVKLNCTKRLVGNCKPGLPVGVFSKSQLAMAATITFGTTCAPCKTAAEQSAQLEEETDEKGNCDPEKLLQCPFDKNHQIRACRFPYHLIKCRKNHPKLAMELKTCPFNARHLVPKHELTYHTETCEDRISVDTEDGGSTNGLSKWQVPVSTWVNQNMTEDWDKEADDDAAPFVWGVNTVLNQKQLQETMPTNNLGPSFRTPNTLPWTPI, encoded by the exons ATGGGGGCGGAGCGACGAAATTTTCAAAAGCTTTCGCCGGTCGCAAGCACGCcgacaagaaaagaaaaagaaaag GTGAAACTTAACTGCACTAAACGGCTGGTTGGAAACTGCAAACCTGG TTTGCCAGTTGGTGTCTTCAGTAAATCCCAGCTAGCGATGGCGGCCACCATCACATTTGGAACCACCTGCGCTCCATGCAAAACTGCTGCTGAGCAGAGTGCACAGTTGGAAGAAGAAACCg atgaaaaaggaAACTGTGACCCGGAAAAACTTCTGCAGTGCCCTTTTGATAAGAACCACCAAATCCGAGCTTGCCGCTTCCCTTACCATCTGATAAAGTGCAGGAAG AATCATCCGAAACTGGCCATGGAGCTAAAAACCTGCCCTTTCAATGCTCGCCACCTGGTCCCCAAGCATGAGCTGACATACCACACTGAAACCTGTGAAGACCGAATATCTGTGGACACTGAAGATG GTGGAAGTACAAATGGACTTAGTAAATGGCAGGTCCCAGTCAGCACTTGGGTAAACCAGAACATGACTGAGGATTGGGACAAAG AGGCTGATGATGATGCTGCTCCGTTTGTGTGGGGTGTAAACACAGTCCTGAATCAGAA GCAGCTGCAGGAAACGATGCCCACCAACAACCTTGGTCCAAGTTTTAGAACGCCCAATACCCTTCCCTGGACCCCGATATAA
- the zgc:56699 gene encoding gametocyte-specific factor 1 isoform X2, producing the protein MAATITFGTTCAPCKTAAEQSAQLEEETDEKGNCDPEKLLQCPFDKNHQIRACRFPYHLIKCRKNHPKLAMELKTCPFNARHLVPKHELTYHTETCEDRISVDTEDGGSTNGLSKWQVPVSTWVNQNMTEDWDKEADDDAAPFVWGVNTVLNQKQLQETMPTNNLGPSFRTPNTLPWTPI; encoded by the exons ATGGCGGCCACCATCACATTTGGAACCACCTGCGCTCCATGCAAAACTGCTGCTGAGCAGAGTGCACAGTTGGAAGAAGAAACCg atgaaaaaggaAACTGTGACCCGGAAAAACTTCTGCAGTGCCCTTTTGATAAGAACCACCAAATCCGAGCTTGCCGCTTCCCTTACCATCTGATAAAGTGCAGGAAG AATCATCCGAAACTGGCCATGGAGCTAAAAACCTGCCCTTTCAATGCTCGCCACCTGGTCCCCAAGCATGAGCTGACATACCACACTGAAACCTGTGAAGACCGAATATCTGTGGACACTGAAGATG GTGGAAGTACAAATGGACTTAGTAAATGGCAGGTCCCAGTCAGCACTTGGGTAAACCAGAACATGACTGAGGATTGGGACAAAG AGGCTGATGATGATGCTGCTCCGTTTGTGTGGGGTGTAAACACAGTCCTGAATCAGAA GCAGCTGCAGGAAACGATGCCCACCAACAACCTTGGTCCAAGTTTTAGAACGCCCAATACCCTTCCCTGGACCCCGATATAA
- the letmd1 gene encoding LETM1 domain-containing protein 1, which produces MALSCSNLCSHLSLTRLCGLRTNRISNGLYFPYVSCQSRLPLCRHYSSSKVRRGIGRYVASSLQRVNTKYEGFLKRRFPRFYQLYHTFTEGFKLLFQDAKDVQRIKAKMFSDGVQFKDLPYREMEKLRQFRRDVVKAVPLVVISIPPFANYLVFVLMYFFPRQLLIPHFWTPQQKEEFQGLYHSLRAQHHWPVLKGLESTSQQVKDGQLQRRLKDLCATVQSGAIPKVSEILAVRSLFSGPPLGIKRMSVDQMRLVSPLLFLTPYLPGFLIGRRLNNHGLVLLQLDRALSRLGPHQLSDSELRKVSHSTRLHIVHIHWPNQNGLHDEHGLRMCIRQ; this is translated from the exons ATGGCGCTGTCCTGCTCCAACCTGTGTAGCCATTTGTCTTTGACCCGTCTGTGTGGTCTCAGGACAAACAGGATATCAAATGGCCTATACTTTCCTTATGTGTCCTGTCAGTCCAG GTTGCCCCTGTGCCGACACTACTCATCTTCCAAAGTTAGACGAGGTATTGGTCGCTATGTGGCCTCCAGCCTCCAGAGGGTAAATACCAAATATGAAGGTTTCCTTAAAAGGCGATTTCCCCGCTTTTATCAACTCTATCACACTTTTACGGAAG GATTCAAGCTGCTGTTCCAAGATGCCAAAGATGTGCAGAGGATAAAAGCTAAGATGTTCTCTGATGGAGTGCAGTTCAAGGATTTGCCCTACAGGGAGATGGAGAAGCTCAGACAG TTTCGCAGAGACGTGGTCAAGGCCGTGCCGCTGGTGGTGATATCGATCCCTCCCTTCGCCAACTACCTGGTTTTTGTCTTGAT GTACTTTTTCCCCCGCCAGCTCCTGATCCCACATTTCTGGACTCCTCAGCAGAAGGAAGAGTTTCAGGGATTGTACCATTCCCTGAGGGCCCAGCACCACTGGCCAGTGCTCAAAGGGCTCGAGAGCACGAGCCAACAGGTCAAAGACGGCCAGCTACAGAGACGCCTTAAAGACCTGTGTGCCACA GTGCAAAGTGGAGCAATCCCTAAAGTGTCTGAAATCCTTGCCGTCCGAAGCCTGTTTTCTGGACCTCCTCTGGGTATAAAGAGGATGAGCGTGGATCAAATG AGACTTGTCAGCCCCCTGCTCTTCCTGACGCCTTACCTCCCGGGTTTCCTGATTGGCCGCCGGCTGAACAACCATGGCCTGGTGCTGCTCCAGCTGGACCGGGCCCTCAGCAGGCTGGGCCCTCACCAGCTGAGTGACTCTGAACTCCGAAAGGTCAGTCACTCTACACGACTTCACATAGTTCATATTCACTGGCCAAACCAAAATGGTTTACATGATGAACATGGTTTACGGATGTGCATCCGGCAGTAA